A segment of the Panacibacter ginsenosidivorans genome:
AATAAATTATTACAAACCTATTGGGAGAACAGCCGCGGTGGAGATAATTTATATAGCATTTACTGGTTGTACAATCGTACGGGTGAAAAATGGTTGCTTGATCTTGCCAATAAAATTCACAATAACACAGCAGACTGGACTCAACAAAATAATCTTCCCAACTGGCACAATGTAAATGTTGCGCAATGCTTTCGTGAACCCGCAACTTATTTTTTGCAGTCAAAAGATAGTAGTTTTCTAAATGCAACTTATACAGATTTTCATCTCATAAGAAATATTTACGGACAGGTGCCCGGTGGCATGTTTGGCGCAGATGAAAATGCACGGAAAGGTTATGATGATCCCCGCCAGGCTGTTGAAACATGCGGCATGGTGGAGCAAATGGCATCAGATGAATTATTAATAGGCATCACCGGAGATCCAATGTGGGCAGATAATTGCGAGGATGTTGCTTTCAATACTTATCCTGCTGCAGTAATGCCTGACTTTAAAGGGCTTCGTTATCTTACTGCGCCCAATATGGTTATCAGTGATAGCAAGAATCATTCACCCGGCATACAAAATGAAAGACCATTCTTAATGATGAATCCTTTTAGCAGCCGCTGTTGTCAGCATAATCATTCACAAGGTTGGCCGTATTATGCAGAACATCTTTGGATGGCAACACCTGATAACGGTCTTGCAGCAATTTTATACAACAGTAGTGAAGTAACTGCAAAAGTTGGCAATAATAAAGAGGTTAGCTTAAAGCAAACTACCAATTACCCTTTCGACGAAAACATAACCATCAACATTACCGATGCAAATGCTGTTGAATTTCCTTTGTACATGCGTATTCCGGGTTGGTGTACCGGTGCTTCAATAAAAATAAATGGCCAACACGTTGATATTACGCCAGGGGCAGGTTCATATGTGCGCGTTGAAAGAAAATGGAAAACAGGAGACAAAATCGAAATATTTTTCCCTATGCATGTAACGGTTCGCATATGGGATAAAAATAAAAACAGTGCAAGTGTAAATTATGGGCCGCTTACTTTCTCTTTGAAAATAGATGAAGTATACAAACTTATAGACAGTAAGCAAGCAGTTGCATGGGATTCTAAATGGCAGGCAAATGCAGATCAAAGTAAATGGCCGGCTTATGAAATTTATCCAGCCTCCATGTGGAATTATGGTTTGACGCTTAATGATCAACCACTCGATCAGCAATTTGAAATAATAAAGAAAGCATGGCCCGCAAATAATTTTCCTTT
Coding sequences within it:
- a CDS encoding beta-L-arabinofuranosidase domain-containing protein, which translates into the protein MRSYFKIKSFIIAGICIITSLLFINWGKPIDESVTVVKRITIKSTNKFYISNKAPLQPDQFIKLPAGSIKAEGWILKYLELQRDGLTGHLGEISAWLDKNDNAWFSGTGKGDHGWEEVPYWLKGYGDLGYELHDEKIIAETKAWLDKVFQSQQPNGYFGPTFKQNDYTDLWPNMIMLWTMQSYYEYSNDPRVIPFMTKYFKWQTTVPDNKLLQTYWENSRGGDNLYSIYWLYNRTGEKWLLDLANKIHNNTADWTQQNNLPNWHNVNVAQCFREPATYFLQSKDSSFLNATYTDFHLIRNIYGQVPGGMFGADENARKGYDDPRQAVETCGMVEQMASDELLIGITGDPMWADNCEDVAFNTYPAAVMPDFKGLRYLTAPNMVISDSKNHSPGIQNERPFLMMNPFSSRCCQHNHSQGWPYYAEHLWMATPDNGLAAILYNSSEVTAKVGNNKEVSLKQTTNYPFDENITINITDANAVEFPLYMRIPGWCTGASIKINGQHVDITPGAGSYVRVERKWKTGDKIEIFFPMHVTVRIWDKNKNSASVNYGPLTFSLKIDEVYKLIDSKQAVAWDSKWQANADQSKWPAYEIYPASMWNYGLTLNDQPLDQQFEIIKKAWPANNFPFTQNDVPIMLKAKGKLIPEWTLDKYGLCDTLPQSPVAVTTKETDITLIPMGAARLRISSFPVVK